The nucleotide window GACCCATGCCCATATTGACCATTCCGGGCTCCTTCCTCTTCTTTACGCGAAAGGCTTCCGGGGGCAGGTGTATGCCACCAGGGCGACCTGCGATCTATGCCAGATCATGCTCCGTGACAGCGCCCACATCCAGGAGTTTGAGGCGGAATGGCGCAACCGGAAGGGGAAACGTGCCGGAAAGCCGGAATTTATCCCCTTATATACCATGGACGACGCCTTAGGGCTTTTGGAACAGCTGGTCGCCTGCGAATATAACGAGCTGGTGGACATTGCGGAAGGCATACAGGTCCGTTTTTCCGATGTCGGCCATCTGCTCGGTTCCGCCAGCATCGAACTATGGATCTCTGAGGACCAAGAAGATAGAAAACTGGTCTTTTCCGGCGATGTCGGAAACCTGGATCAGCCTCTGATCAAAGACCCTCAATATCTGGACACGGCTGATTACGTCGTGATGGAATCCACGTATGGAGACCGGATCCACAGTGACGTCCGTGTGGACTATGTGAAAGAATTGACGGAAATTATCCAAAAGACCTTTGACCGGGGCGGGAATGTGGTGATTCCTTCTTTTGCCGTAGGGCGTACCCAGGAAATGCTTTATTTCATTAGAAAAATCAAAGAAGATAAGCTGATTCGCGGCCATGAGGGCTTTAAGGTATATGTGGACAGTCCGCTGGCCATAGAAGCCACAAATATCTTCAACAAATACAAATATAGCTGCTTTGATAAAGAGGCCACGGAGCTTTTGGAGAAGGGGATCGATCCCATTAAATTTCCGGGGCTGACCGTATCGGTAAGCAGCGCCGATTCTAAGCTGATAAACTTTGACCAGGAGCCGAAGGTCATCATATCGGCGTCCGGAATGTGTGAGGCAGGCCGTATCCGCCATCACCTGAAGCATAACCTGTGGCGCCCGGAATGTACGATTCTGTTTGTGGGATACCAGTCGGGTGGCACCTTGGGGCGCGCCCTGCTGGACGGCATGAGCACCGTAAAGCTTTTTGGAGAGACCATCGAAGTAAAGGCAGAGATAAAGAAGCTGGATGGAATCAGCGGCCACGCGGACAAAATCGGGCTGCTGAAATGGATTGATTCTTTTAATCCGAAACCGAAAAAAGTATTCGTAGTCCATGGCGAGGACAGCGTATGCGACCACTTTGTATCCTGTTTAAAAGAAGAACATGGGATGGATGCTTCGGCTCCTTACAGCGGGGCGGTCTATGATATGAAAACGGATTCTTGGGTCTCGGAAGGCGTCCGCATCCTGAAGCGGCGTGAAAAATCTGCGGTAAAGAAGGCCAATACCGTATTTGCGAGGCTTTTAGCTTCAGGAGAACGTCTGATGGCGCTCATTCGGAAGAACGAGGGAAGCGCCAATAAGGATCTGGCCAGAATGGCAGATCAGGTCAATATGCTGTGTGATAAATGGGAGAGATAAACAAAACATGGAAAAAGGAACTTACGGTTATGGAAAAAAGAAACTAAAGGCACAGATCTTGAAACTGGCGGCCTGCTGCGTCCTGGTTTTCGGCGCGCTGACCATAGGCCTCATCACCACCGGAAACCGGAAAAACATCTGGACGGTAGGCGCGGTCTGTTCCGTACTGCCCGCAGCGACTTTTGCGGTGAACGTCATAGCCAGGTGCAAGGGGCTTCCTCTGAAAAGCGAAGAATATGAACGACTTGCCAAAGTATCGGGAGGGCTGGTGCTTTCCTGCGATATGATTTTGACGGCCGGTCAGAAGCTGATCCCGGTTCAGGCGGCTGTTTTCCATGAAATGGGCATCACCGCCTATACGGCCAGTAAGAAAGTGGAAGTCAAGCAGGCAGAAAAGGATATAAACGGGCTCTTGAAGAGTATCGGTGTCTATTCAAAGATTCAGCTGTATACCGATTACAGCGCGTTTTTAAAGAGGGTGGACGGAATCCAGCCTCCTGAATCCGATGAAAAAAAGAAGGAGCTAGAGAAGAAAAAGGAAGAATTCCTTGTTTATTCCATGTAGAGCAGAAGACGGAAGAAAAGCAGGAGGAAACCGATGAGGGAATTGCCGGTAGGGGCGGCGGAGGCAGGGCAGAGACTGGATAAATATCTCCAAAAATATATGGCGCTTGCGCCAAAGGGTTTTTTTTATAAAATGTTTCGGAAAAAAAACATCACCATAAACAAAAAGAAATGCAGCGGTAGAGAACAGATAAAGGAAGGGGACAGAATCCAGCTTTTTCTTTCCGAAGAAACGATTGAAGGGTTTCGCAGAAAAGCAGAGACTTCCTTTAAACGTCCTGCTTCAAAATTGTCTGTTATCTATGAAGACTCTCAGGTGGTCCTGATCAATAAGCCTGCGGGTATGCTTTCCCAGAAAGCCGGAAAAGAAGACGTATCATTGGTGGAATATCTGCTCTCGTATCTGCTGGAAAGGGAAGAGATAACGGAAGAAACTCTTAGGAGCTTCCGCCCTTCTGTATGCAATCGTCTTGACCGGAATACCAGCGGTCTTGTGACCGCGGGAAAGACTCTGAAAGCCCTTCAGGAGCTTTCCATACTTTTCAAGGAGCGGAGTATCCGCAAATACTATCTGTGCCTTGTGGACGGCGCTGCAGTAAAGAAACGCCGCCTGCACGGATGGCTTGTCAAGGATGAAAAAAACAATCAGGTGAAGATCTATTCGGAACAGAGAGAGGGAAGCAGTGAGATCCATACGGCTTATGAGCCAGTTGCCGCCGGCAGCAATCAGACTCTGCTTAAGGTAGAGCTCATAACCGGACGTACCCATCAGATCCGGGCGCATCTGGCGGCTGACGGCCATCCCGTAATTGGTGATGAGAAGTACGGGGATTCATCTGTAAACCGGAAATTTCGGTCTGAATATCATCTGGAGCATCAGCTGCTCCATTCTTGGATCATGGAATTTCCGGAGCTTTCCGGAGCGCTTAAGGGGCTTTCAGGCCGTTCGGTACAGGCCCCTCCTCCGGAACTTTTCCGCAAGATTCTGAAAGAGGAAAAGGTATTGCCGCTTCCTGGCATAGCGGATACCTGGAGCAGCCCGGAATAAGACGCTGCCGGCAGACCAAATCCGGCACATATCATAAACTGGAGAGGAAGCAAAAGCCCATGGCTACCTGGGGGACAAGAGGGCTCCGGGGTTCGACCCTGGAGGATTTGATCAACCATACGAACGAAAGATATAAAGAGAGCGGCCTGGCATTGATCCAAAAGATACCGACGCCCATTAAACCTATCAATATCGATAAAGAAAGCCGCCATATAACGCTGGCTTATTTTGACCAGAAGAGTACGGTGGACTACATCGGGGCCGTCCAGGGGATTCCTGTGTGTTTCGATGCGAAGGAGTGCGTGAGCACGACGTTCCCTCTGCAGAATATCCACGAGCATCAGATGATATTCATGGAGGAATTTGAAAAGCAGGGAGGCGTTTCGTTTATTATTCTCTATTTTACCGGCCTGGACGAAATGTATTATGTTCCCTTTCGCCGCCTTCTGGAGTATTGGAACCGCGGGAGAAACGGAGGAAGAAAAAGCTTTACTTACGAAGAAATTGACAAAACCTATCAAATACATACAAAACACGGAGCCTATGTCCATTATCTGGAGATGCTGCAAAAAGATTTGGACAGCAGAGATTGACAGATTCCGTCTCATCCAGTATAATTTATTCTGCGTGCTACTATGATAATGAATTATCACGTTAATATATTAAAGCGTCAGGAGATCTGTATGAAACAATTACTACATACGCCGGAGGGAGTCCGGGACATTTATAATTCCGAATATGCTGGAAAGCTGGTCATCGAGGACAGGATCCGCAGTACATTAAAGCGGTACGGATATAACGAGCTTCAAACCCCTACCTTTGAGTTTTTTGATATTTTCAACAAAGAGCGGGGAAGCGTCGCTTCTAAGGAGATGTATAAATTTTTTGACCGGGAAGGGAATACTCTGGTGTTACGGCCGGATATGACGCCTCCTGTGGCCAGATGCGCCGCTAAATATTATACGGACGAGCCGTTTCCCATCCGTCTCAGCTATCTTGCCAATACATTCATCAATCACAGCAGTTATCAGGGACGCCTGAAGGAATCTACCGTGCAGGGGGCCGAGCTGATCGGGGACGATTCCAGTGACGCAGATGCGGAAATGATCGCTCTTACCATCGATTGTCTATTAAAAGCAGGCCTAAAAGATTTTCAGGTCGACATCGGACAAGTGGGCTTTTTCAAAGGACTGGTGGAAGAAGCAGGACTTGACGAGGACACGGAAGAGAGGCTCCGGGCGCTCATCGAAGAAAAGAATTTCTTTGGTGTGGAGGAGCTGATGCAGGAGCAGAACCTTGATGAGAAACTTACAGAGGTATTCTTAAAGCTTCCTGAGCTTTTCGGATCCGCTGAGCTCATAGAGACAGCAAAAGCCATGACTGTGAACGCCCGCTCAAAGGCGGCCGTGACACGCCTGGAGAATCTATACCGTATCCTCAGCTACTACGGGCTGTCCGATTATGTATCCTTTGACCTGGGGATGCTGGGCAAATATAAATATTATACCGGAATCATTTTTCGGGGAGTTACCTTTGGCATGGGGGAACCAATCGTATCGGGCGGTCGCTATGACGGCCTGATGAAACAGTTTGGAAAGGACGCTCCGTCCGTAGGCTTTTCTATTTCCATAGACGGCCTGATGTCGGCACTTTCCAGGCAGAAGATCGAGATTGAGACTCCAAAGGTGGACATCCTTTTGCTCTATGACAGATCCAGACAGGCATCTGCGATACCGTTGGCTTCCCGTTTCAGAAATTCTGGGAAGAATCTGCAGCTCATCCGAAGAAAGGAAGAGACTACGCTTGAAGATTACACAGCCTTTGCCAGACGGAACCGTCTGGAGGAGATTTATTATTTATCCGACGGCAGACAGGACATCCAGGCGGTTTGTCCGGATACGGGAGAGATAAGACATCTTTCTTTTCCGGAAGGAATTGAGCAAAAATAGTACCCAGGAAAATGAGACAGATAGAAGAGGATAACATATGAGATATTTAACATTTGCCCTGGCTAAGGGACGTATGGCTAAAAAGACCATGGAGCTGTTTGAAGCCATCGGGCTGTCCTGTGAAGAAATGAAGGAGGAAGGGACCCGTAAACTGATCTTTGTGAATGAAGAGCTTAAACTCCGCTTTTTCCTGGCAAAGGCCAATGACGTTCCTACTTATGTGGAATACGGCGCGGCCGATATCGGAATCGTCGGTAAGGACACTATTTTGGAAGAGGGAAGACGGCTTTATGAAGTCCTGGATCTGGGCATCGGAAAGTGCAGGATGTGTGTCTGCGGACCGAAGGATGCGGCGGATAAGCTTAAGCATCATGAGCTCATCCGGGTAGCCACCAAGTATCCTGGTATCGCCAAGGATTATTTCTATAATAAAAAACATCAGACCGTAGAGATCATCAAGCTGAACGGATCCATAGAGCTTGCTCCCATTGTAGGCCTTTCAGAAGTCATTGTGGACATCGTGGAAACGGGCTCTACTCTGAGGGAAAACGGGCTTACGGTCTTGGAGGAGATCGTCGGGCTCTCCGCCAGGATGGTGGTCAATCAGGTCAGCATGAAAATCGAGCACGAACGCATCAGCAGGATCATTGCCGATATGAGAACACTTATCCAGTCAAGGGAGCGGGACGGGCGGTAATATCCGTACTTTTTGCCGTCAGAAGACAGGAGGAGACAAAATGAGAATAGTGAAGTTGGATGAATCATCCAAAAAGGACATACTGGATCAGCTTTTGAAGAGAAGTCCCGGACACTATGGCGCCTATACGGAGACCGTAAATGCCATTGTGGAGGAAGTACGGAAGAACAGGGATTCAGCCCTGTTTGCTTATACGGAAAAGTTTGACGGCTGCAGGCTGGACGCTTCTGCCGTCCGTGTCACAGAGGCTGAGATGGAAGAGGCGTACGGCCTGGTGGAAAAAGAGCTTGTGGAGGTGATTCGAAAGGCGCTTGTGAATATCCGGGCCTTTCATGAAAAACAGCGGAGGTACAGCTGGTTTGATTCCAGTGAGAACGGCGTTTTGCTGGGACAGAAGGTCACGCCCCTTAACCGGGTGGGCGTATATGTTCCGGGTGGAAAGGCAGTGTATCCATCCTCTGTACTCATGAATATCGTTCCTGCCAAAGTGGCGGGAGTGGGAGAAATCGTCATGGTCACCCCGCCCGGCAAAGACGGCAGAGTAAATCCGGCTGTCCTGGTGGCCGCGAAAGAAGCCGGTGTGGACAAGGTCTTTAAAGCAGGCGGGGCTCAGGCGATCGCCGCTCTGGCTTTTGGGACGGAGTCCATCCCACGGGTCGATAAGATCGTAGGCCCCGGAAACATTTTTGTCGCTTTGGCTAAAAAAGCGGTGTTTGGTTTTGTGAGCATCGATTCTATCGCCGGCCCCAGTGAGATTCTTGTACTGGCTGATGAAACGGCAGACCCCCGCTATGTGGCCGCGGATCTTTTGTCCCAGGCGGAGCATGACGAGATGGCCTCCGCTATTCTGGTCACCACCTCTGAACGGCTGGCAGATGCGGTAAACCAGGAAATAGACGGGTTCCTTAAAATTCTCAGCAGAAGGGATATCATCTCCAGATCTCTTGAGAATTACGGATATATCCTGCTTGCAGACACCCTGGATGAGGCCATAGAAGCTGCCAATGAGATTGCTTCTGAACATCTGGAGATTATGACCAAAGATGCTTTTACCGTCATGACGAAGATTCGGAACGCAGGAGCCATCTTTGTCGGAGAACACAGCTGCGAGCCGCTGGGAGATTATTTTGCAGGTCCGAACCATGTGCTTCCCACCAACGGGACGGCCAAATTCTTTTCACCTCTGGGCGTGGATGATTTTGTAAAGAAGTCCAGTATCATATCGTATTCCAGGGAAGCCCTGGAGCCCATCCATGAAGATATCATACGATTTGCGGATCAGGAGAAGCTGACCGCCCACGGCAATGCCATAAAAGTTCGGTTTGAATAGGAGGGCGCCATGAAACGAATCGGAACAGTTTCAAGAAAAACGAGCGAGACAGACATATCCGTTACATTAAATCTGGATGGAACAGGCTTGAGCGAGATTCAGACCGGAATCGGTTTTTTTGACCATATGCTCGTTAGCTTTGCGAAGCATGGCCTGTTTGATTTAAACGTATCGGTCAAGGGAGACCTGGAAGTGGATACCCATCATACCATTGAGGACACAGGCATCGCCCTGGGGCAGGCCATTTTAAAGGCGGTGGGAGATAAGACGGGAATCCGCCGTTATGGCTCTTTCCTGCTTCCCATGGATGAATCTTTAGTTCTCTGCGCCCTGGATCTTTCGGGCCGTCCCTATTTGGTATATGACGCCGTTCTCACGGCAGAACGCGTCGGCTGCCTTGAGACAGAGATGATCAGGGAATTTTTCTATGCGGTTTCTTATTCGGCGGCTATGAATCTCCACATCAAGGAGATTCACGGCGAGAATACTCATCATGTGATTGAAGCCATGTTTAAGGCGTTTGCCAAGTCCCTGGATATGGCCACCATGACAGACAGCCGGATTCCCGGCCTCTTGTCCACAAAAGGTTCTTTATAATTTATAAATCGTGAGGAGAAGACAACATGGCAGAAGAAAAGAAACTGGCGGCTTTGTTTGCCCTTAGAAACGGTCAGGTGGAAATTGAAATCGAACGGGGAGGGTTCCCCGGCGGCAGCCCGGAAGAGCTGTGCCGTTATTACGATGACAACGGCGCTGATGAATTAATGATCATGGATCTCTCGGAGGATGATGCAGGACATGACGCCCATATCGGCATGATCAAGAAGATTGCCCGCACCGTGGATATCCCTGTGATCACAGGCGGACGGGTCAAACGGGTGGAGGATGTAAAGAAATATCTCTATGCCGGAGCTAAAATGGTGTATCTAAAAGCCTCCGAGGAAGAAAGCATTGATATTTTAAAAGAAGTTTCCGACCGTTTTGGGAAAGAGAAGATCGCCGTTTGGCTGGACAGGGAGGATAAGATCTCACGGATGGAGGAGTACGCTTCTTTGGGAGCCGGCTGCTTTATCCTGGATATGGGGGCCGCTTTCACATGTCTTCCGGAAGGCAGCGGGTATCCTATGCTGCTTTTGACACAGATGCGTACAGCGCAGGAGCTTAAACCCATCCTGTCGCTTCCCGGAGTAAAGGGAGCCGTTCTTTCATTTGGGAAAGATGATGGCACCGACTGTATGGCCCTTAAACAGCAGCTAAAAAAAGAAGGGCTTTCCATGAATACGTTTGAAAGCCCGGTGAGCTTTTCAAAACTTAAGCAGGGACCGGACGGCCTGGTTCCGGTCATCGTACAGGATTATAAGACCTCTGAAGTCCTCATGATGGCGTACATGAATGAATTAGCCTTTGAGGCCACGCTGGAAACGGGCAAAATGCACTATTACAGCCGGAGCAGAAAAAGCCAGTGGCTGAAGGGGGAGACCTCCGGTCACTTCCAATACGTAAAATCCCTCTATTCGGACTGTGACAATGATACCCTTTTGGCCAAGGTGGCTCAAGTGGGCGCTGCCTGTCACACCGGTTCCCGCTCCTGTTTTTTTAATAATCTGGTAAAAAAGGAGTATGACGATACCAACCCGCTTATGGTATTTGAGGATGTGTATCAGGTGATCCTGGACAGAAAAGCCAATCCCAAGGAAGGTTCTTATACCAACTATCTGTTTGACAAAGGTATCGATAAGATATTAAAGAAGGTAGGAGAAGAGGCGACGGAAATCGTCATTGCCGCCAAAAACCCCAACCCGGAAGAAATCGTTTACGAACTGTCGGATTTCCTCTATCACGCCATGGTATTGATGGCGGAAAAGGGCGTGACCTGGGAAGATATTACAAAAGAATTGGCAAATCGCTGACTTATTACTTGATTGTCCCTCCGGAATAGGGTAAAATTACATAAAAGAACTGCAAAGGGGGAGCGGCCATGGCATGGAAGGAGAAATGTTTTCGTTCCTTAATGGATGCGAAACTGTTTTTATCAACGGCGCATATGGAGAGGTTCAAGGAATTGTGGAAAGTTCTGAAAAAGCAGCCTTTCTGTACAAAAGGGATGTGTAAATGTCTGTTCATGGCGGCGTGGGACCAGGAGCATTATCAGTTCCTGAAGGACACGGTGGATGAGATGATCGCCAGGAAAGACACGGATACCTCCTATATGCTGGAAAAAGGAAGAGTCGTGCTGGACAATGTCGCCCTCAGCGAACGGGAGCTGTTTAAACTCTCTATCCGTTTTCTGGAAGAGGAAGGAAGGACACCGGACGAGCGGTTCCTCTTAAAGCTGGCCCATCATTGGGTTCCGATCGCGGACAATACTCTGGAGGCAGGACGTCTTTTGGATGCTTTGGAATAAATGAGACAAATATGAGGTTTAAATGAAATATGCTGGATTGGGCAGTTGCGGCCTTGTTCGGCATATTTTTTTATCGGTTCATGCCGTTTCCGGATGCCGTTCTTCCCACCTGGACAGAAGAAAAATGATAAAAAATCCTGCCGCCGCCCAAAAGATGCAGGAAAAGATTTCTTTCCCGGCCGGCATTCGCGGGATTTCGCCCATGATATCTCCGATGGAACCCATCACGAATCCCAATATGATCATATAGGTGGGATGAGGATATCGTTTCATGGCTGTTTCCAGAAATCTGGTCAGCAGAAGAATACCCAGGATACATCCTGCGCCAAAGGGAAGAAGGGCCAGGAAATTTCTGTCTCCAAGCGCGCCGAAAATAAAATTATAGACTCCCATCATATACAGCATGGAAGAAAAAGAAATCCCAGGCAAAACTAACGCCAGTGCACCTAAAATACCGGCCAGAAACTGGATGAGGAAACTGATGAGGCCCCCGTTTCCGGCATGAAACAGATTTTTCGGAAGCATGGCGATGCCAAATACAAGGGCCAGTCCGGCGGCAAGATAGAGGAAGCTTATAAAGGTCAGGCGTTCCGTCCTAGTTTCTTTATAGATGACCGGAATCCCTCCGATGACAGCTCCGATCACAAAGAATCCCATTTCCTGTGGAAAATGACGGTTCAGGGAAGCCATGGGCCCCGATAAGATCAAGAATGCGGCTCCGGCTCCCAGCACGAACTGGAGCAAAAAGAAAAAACTCTCTTTTTTGTGCTTCATAAAGGAACTGACCGATGAAATCATGCGGTCATATATGTTAAAGATCATGGACATGGTTCCGCCGCTGACCCCTGGGATCAGCATGGAGCCGCCGATGATAAACCCTTTGATTATCGTTGAAATCTCGAACATTCTGTCTGCCTTTCTCATATTTTCTCTTGAATTGTGTAAACAAGATGACGTGAAATTGATACCACTATAACAGACGAGGAGCCGTCTGTCCATAATTCCGGCATGAGCTTGATGCTTTCTTAACACATTTTACTTAGTACTTTTGGATTCTCCGGATAACTTCTATTCCTTTGATTCCATAAAAGGATTGGATATCCGCACGGCCCGCGCGCCTTATGGCTGCCCGCGAGCCGCCTGGATGGAATCGGATTCCTCCTGCCCATAGTACTGCATTCGTTTCCAGCCTGTTTATACAACTCTATGCAAATGTTAAAAAAATATCCCCCGGGGCGGCTTCCAGAAGAAGCTCGAATTATGTATAATAAACCCGTTGGCTGGAAATGCACAAAACAGGAGGATGGAAAAGATGAAAAAGGGAATGAAGGCACTCGCAGTGCTTTTATGTATAACCGCTTTGGCAGCAGGATGCGGCAGATCCGGAGATTCCGGGACATCGACAGTCAAGCCGAGCCAGACGACAGACGGCGCAGAGAAGACGGAGAAGGAAGAGACAGAGAAAAACGAGGGGGAACCTGCGGAAGCAAAAACAGAGGTGACCATCGGCTTTTCCAGTGAAGGGGATTCTTTCGATCCCTGTACAGGATTCGGATACACAGGCTCTCCTCTTTATTCTAGCCTGGTAAAAGTAAACGGCGACGATCAGCTGGAAAATGATCTGGCTACAGAATATACGGTCAATGACGACGCGCTGACATGGACTTTTAAAATAAGAGACGATGTGACGTTTACTAATGGTGATCCACTGAAGGCTTCCGATGTGGCTTTCTCGTTCAACACCGCCAAGGAAAAGGCCACTTACATGGATCTGACCATGATGGAGAGCTGCCTCGCAACGGATGATACTACTGTTGAATTCAAGCTGTCAAAGCCCTGTGTGACATTTATCTATACAGTCGCTCAGATGGGTATCGTGCCGGAGCATGCCTACAGTGATAAATTTGGTCTGGAGGTGGACCAGATCATCGGCTCAGGTCCTTATAAAATGGTCCAGTGGGATAAAGGACAGCAGTTTATCCTGGAAGCAAACGAAAGCTACTATGGCGAACAGCCTAAGATAAAGAGAGCGGTTGTCCTGATCCAGGAAGAAGACGCTCGTTTTGTAGCCGCACAGGCCGGAGAAGTGGATATCGCTCTTACCTCTGCGACACTGGCCGCCACGGAAATCAAAGGAATGCATGTGGAAGAAGTCGAATCTGTGGACAACAGGGGCATCACACTTCCTACCGTTCCCGATGAAGGAAAGACGACAGAGGACGGCTATAAAATTGGAAATAACATCACTTGCGATGTCAAGGTACGAAAAGCGCTTTGTTACGGCATTGACCGGGAGA belongs to Qiania dongpingensis and includes:
- a CDS encoding ABC transporter substrate-binding protein; the encoded protein is MKKGMKALAVLLCITALAAGCGRSGDSGTSTVKPSQTTDGAEKTEKEETEKNEGEPAEAKTEVTIGFSSEGDSFDPCTGFGYTGSPLYSSLVKVNGDDQLENDLATEYTVNDDALTWTFKIRDDVTFTNGDPLKASDVAFSFNTAKEKATYMDLTMMESCLATDDTTVEFKLSKPCVTFIYTVAQMGIVPEHAYSDKFGLEVDQIIGSGPYKMVQWDKGQQFILEANESYYGEQPKIKRAVVLIQEEDARFVAAQAGEVDIALTSATLAATEIKGMHVEEVESVDNRGITLPTVPDEGKTTEDGYKIGNNITCDVKVRKALCYGIDREKIIEEALNGYAAPAYSECDGMLWWNKEDVIDTDIEYANKLLEESGWKDTDGDGIREKDGEKLSFNLMYFAGDSMRQAVAMSVANQAKENMGFDINVEGVSADDTVKRMFSEPMIMGWGSDSPMTSYMLYHSSNAGKTDFYNPEFYTSEKTDEYLDKAMNSLTIEDSYEWWQKAQWDGETGTSMRGEAPWAFYVNMTHLYYVKDGLDIGNQRIHAHGQAWPLIANLAEWTWE